GCCGGCGAGAACGGACAGACGGTCGTATATGTCGTTCGAGAAGGCGAACCGATCGCTGCCTTTGCCATGGCCGACGTGATCCGCGAATCGAGTTACCGGGTCGTCGATGCACTCCACGATCTTGATATTGAGGTGGCGATGCTGACCGGTGACTCACAGGACGTGGCCGATTCAGTGGCCGACGAACTGGGCATCGATACAGTGTTCGCCGAAGTGCTGCCGGAAGACAAGGACAAGAAGGTACAGGAGCTACAAAACCAGGGAAAGCTCGTGGCGATGGTCGGGGATGGAGTGAACGACGCACCTGCCCTGACCCGGGCAGATGTTGGCATCGCTATTGGTAGCGGGACGGACGTAGCAGTTCAATCAGCTGATGTTATCCTCGTCCAGAACAATCCCATAGATGTTGTCCGCCTCGTGAAGCTGAGCAAAGCAAGTTATCGGAAGATGCAGGAGAACATCGTCTGGGCCGCTGGCTACAACGTCTTCGCCATCCCATTGGCCGCAGGCATCCTTGCTCCGATCGGAATCCTGCTCTCGCCAGCAATAGGGGCACTCTTGATGTCACTGAGTACTGTTATTGTCGCAATCAATGCCCAGCTACTCCGCCGTGTCAATCTTTCCATCCCGAATTTGTCAGGTACAGCGCCAGCCGACAATGCACAACCAGCAGATTAAGAATACATAGAATACATATTACTGATAATAAATGCAACTCACCTATCTTACCTTCGGCGTTCTCATTCTTCTTATCACGGTTTCAGATCTTCTCTGGACGACACTCTGGATTGAAGGCGGTGCTGGTCCACTTACATCTCAATTGATGGGTTGGACGTGGCGAGTACTACGACGGATAAGTCCCCAGAATCCTCGACTACTCAGTCTCTCAGGACCAATTGTTTTTGTCCTCAGTCTCACAATATGGATTGTCCTACTCTGGAGTGGTTGGACACTTATTTTCGCTGGAGCTGGAAGCATTCTTGTTGATACGCTTAACCGTGGACCCATATCATGGTATGATCGGATCTATTACACTGGATACACAATATTCACCTTAGGTACAGGCGATTTTGTCTCTGAAAAAGGCCCCTGGCAGATCGTAACGATACTTGCAACAGGGAGTGGAATGCTCTTCGTTACGTTAACTGCTACATATATAATTTCGGTCCTTGATGCGGTAACTCAGAAACGTGCATTCGCTAGCAATGTGAGTGGTATTGGTACACAGAGCGAGGAGATTGTTCGAACAAGCTGGAATGGTGAAGAGTTTCAAGGACTTGATCTACCCCTGAATACTTTCGTAACTCAGCTTACTATTCTAACAGAGAATCATAAAGCATATCCAATACTTCATTACTTTCACAGTGCCCAGACTGATCGGTCACCTGTTATTGAGATCACTGTCCTTGATGAAGCATTGACGCTTCTCCGATTTGGGATCCCAGAGCAACATCAACCCGATGAAATTATTCTCCAGAGTGCAAGAGCAAGTGTCGATAACTACCTCGAAACACTCAATGGATCATTTGTCAAACCTGCAGATAGTCCTCCTTCGTCACCAGATCTTGGAGCCCTTCGAAAAGCAGGTCTCCCAACTGTTTCAGACGAAGACTTCGAGATGTCTCTTCAGGAATTAGATAACCGACGGAGAATGCTACTCGGTCTTGTCAATTCTGACTCACGACAATGGCCTTCAGAGACGACTGATTGATTTCAACTCAAATATTATTATAATAATGGAAACTGCACTGTCCAGTTTAGCACCTCGGCTCTACGAGAGTTTGTGTCTGAAAAAGAGTTTTTCAACAGAGATATTATTTCTGATAAAATGTCATCTAATTAGATACGCGCCTAACGGAAGGTGGATAACTGTTGGTATTATACGCCGGATAAGGAAACCAGGGGAGACGTATCGTCAATTTAGCGGTCACAATGAGCAATCAGCCATCTCGGCGGCACGTACTCGGGATAGCTAGTGGTGCAATTGTAACTGGACTTGCCGGTTGTCTGACCGGAGACGACCAATCGGAGAACGATACCAACTCGAATGAGGGGGCTGCTAACTCGAGCAAGGGTCCTGACAATCAGAGTAATGAAACGGATTCAAACTCTGGCAACGAGAGCAGCCCTGATGAACCGAACAGTACGTCTGAGAGTGCAGCCGAAGTAACAATGGTGACGAATGACTCTGGAACTCACTTCGAGCCCCATGTCGTCCAAATCGAACCCGGAGAGACCGTCACGTGGACGCTCGAGAGCGGTTCTCATACGACGACCGCTTATGCATCGGCGAATGACAAGCCCCAGCGGATCCCTGATGACGCTGAGGCATGGGATAGTGGGACGGTTGATGAACAAGGAGCTACCTTTGAACACACGTTCGAAACCAAAGGTGTCTATGATTACTACTGTCGCCCACACGAAAACACGGGAATGATCGGATGCGTTGTCGTCGGTAATCCTAACTTTGATACTCAGCCAGGAATGGCTGAGCCACAGCCTGAACTGCCTGACGAAACTCACGAGAAGATCCGCGAACTGAACGAGATGGTCCGGAATGGTGGCAAAAGTGAGCATGGTGGACACGAAAGTGGCGAAGATGACCACGGAGGTCACGAACATGGCCACTAACGCTAACTGATTGAGAGAGGTAGCGCTCTTTCTTTATCTAGAACTGACCGTGATAATTGCGGCACGTACTGAGTATAGACTTCCTGTTTCGTCCTTTTCGGAAGTGATACCCTTGCTATCTCTCACCTCATGCTTATGAAACGAAATGGTGTATATTAGCTATAGACAAGAGTTCGGAAGGAGGAGATGCACCAGCTGAACTTTCTCTGGATGCAATCCTTGACGTACTCAGTCATCATCACCGACGGATACTAGTCTGTTGGTTACGGGATCGACCTGACCAGCGTGCTGATTCTTAAGCACTAATCAGCTACCTGATTCAGCAAGAACACAAACGGATAGGAAAAACGCCGAGTCCAGACCGCATTCAAATCACACTCTATCACATCCATCTATCTAAACTCAGTGAGACAGGCTGATAACGCACGACGATGCCGCTCAAGAGTACCAGTACCACCCAAATGACCGATTGGAGAAATGGTGTAAACTGATTGACTCTAGACATGCGTCTGAGTGGTGACAAGAGACGGAGTGGATAGCTCACCGTTCAATAAGCACGTAGAGTTGTCGTTCAATTCAGGGTGTTCAGTGAACGGTTGCCTATTCCAGCCCCCGTTTTACGCCGTCGGTTGCTGAAACGGTGAGTGATGGCGTTAACTCAAATTGACCACGTCGGCGAGAACGACCAGATGGCAGAGTGCATCGACAACTGTCTCGAAGCCGCTCAAGCATGTGAATGGTGCGCTGATGAATGTGCTGGTGAAGGGGAAGGGATGGCCAAGTGCCTTCGTCTCTGTCGGGATGTCGCCGATCTCACGACGATGCACGCACGCTTCATGGCACGGAACTCGAACTACAGCACGCAACTTGCAGAAGCCTGTGCTGGTGCATGCGAAGAGTGTGCGAGTGAGTGCGAACAACACGATGAAGAACACTGTCAGGTCTGTGCCGACGTGCTTCGCGAGTGTGCCGAGTCTTGCCGGGAGATGGCGTCGGCGTAGAACCCGCAACCAGTACAATCATCCCAAGGTCGCCGACGACTACGGTCGCATGCCGCTCATAGGGACGTCCCATGGTCGAGCAAATCCTTCCACCATCCGCGGGATGGTCTACAAATGGACACGGCCCTGTGAGCTCGGGGAAACGTGCCCTCACGGTAAGCAGCCCAGCTCCTGTGAAACAGCGGAGAATCGGGATAAGCCATCGGATTGTCCATCGACTCGCTCGCCACACGACATCCGACGTGGGTACATTACTCACGTCAGTAGTGAGGGAGTCCCACCGCGAGTCCTGAGCGATCGCGTCGACGCCGAACCGGGAACGGTAAAAAAGTATTACAACAAGAACGACGACGAAGAAAAGATGCAAGCTCGTAAAGAGCTCATAGAGCGTATCATGCAGGACGAAGAAGAGGTTAACTACTAGGGATGAATTGGTCCACCTGGGATCGGGCTACCTCTTCCTTCCTCCACTGACCCCGACACAATAGTTGACTGGCGTCTCTAAACTGATCGTCTATTAGCGATTGCTGAGTTCGAATTTGGCTAGTTACAAGAACACGACCCTGTCATAGAATCGTCCTCAAGAAATTGTTTTCACCCGGACTTCAGCGAATTGGCTGTTAGATAGCTCGTGCGTATTGACTGCCGAGAAATCTACCATCTCAGAGATGTGTTCCGATAGCCGTGCGAGATACAACGCGCGTATCGGTCATGTGCTAAGACAAGAACTACAACTATTCCTCTCGGCCTGTTTAACCTACTACCTCGCAAGAGGGAGTCGAATCAGAGAATCGGTTTCTGCGTAGTCATCTATACACCAATGGTCGCCAATCAATCGCCGTGGTGAACCACTTTCCGTGTTAACGAGTTCAGTACCTGCTTCCCCGTCTTCGAGAGGTGCGTAGCCGACGACGACCGTCTCCGTCTCGTCCGGGTCGCGGGCAGTATCGACACGTCAGACACCCCGTCAGAGGCCGACGACCTCTACGCGGCCGTAGATCGCACGACCTTACGTCTCACCGCGCTTGATGGATTGAGAGAGCGAGCAGGCAGAATGCCGTGACCTCACTCTCGCTCATTCGAATATAAATGCCCGTAAACCAATAGATTCTGTGCAGAATTCGAGGTATGAGGCGCTGAAATCGTTTTTAATCAAGAGAAATTACAATAACCACTCCTCCGGGGCAGCAATTATAGATGTAAAGAGCTCCGAAAAATAACTTGCTGATTCTTCTGGGATTTCCCTATTTGATGACCTCGTTGAATTCTACCTCCTCTCTCGACTCCCACGCGAGCGAAGAACCCTCGTTCGGCCCAATCTCATATTCTCCTTTCGTCGATGAGGAGACCTTCACGCACTCATCATCTGGATCTACTCGAATCATCAAAGTCCGACTATCATCGGTAGCGTGGTGAAGGCAACATCGCCATTAATGAACTGGCAGAGATGGATCTGCGGCGTTGACGTAGATACCAGACCTTCGCCAGCAGTTCAAGCGGGTGACTGTTTTTATAATTTAGCGGCCGTAGTAGATAACCACAGAACGCACGTTTGATCAACACATATCATATTCTATATTGAGGTGACTGAACACTAAGCCGAGTATCGGGCTTCACTCCCCGCACCTAGTGGAGCAGAGAACTCACTCTCGCAAGTCGTTTAGAAAATAGGTTGGTTCTCAATCCTCTGGTGTGACTTACCCGGGTGCTTCTTGGGCCGGAGCTGGAGGTTCGTGGGTTCCGAAGTCAGGATGAGTTTCTTCCATCCAGAGGAACACGACTGCCCCGGAGAAGAACATCAAGAGCGCAGTCATGTAGAACGCAGCTTCGGTGTTCACAAACTGCATCGTGAGGCCGATCAGGATCGCGCCGACGCCGTAGCCCGAGTCGCGCCACATCCGGTAGACGCCCATGCCCGCCGACCGCCAGGTCGGGTGGGCAGCGTCGCTCGGGACCGTCATCAGGTTCGGGTAGAGCAGCGCCATCCCCAGACCAGAGATGCCGGCCAGGACGACCCACGGGAGGTAGCTGTCGACGAGCACCATCCCGAGGACGCCAGCACCGGCGATGAACATCCCCACGACAACGGGTGGGCGGCGACCGATACGGTCAGCGAGGCCGCCGGTCCCGATCTGGAGGAAGTACATCGCGCTGTGAACGCCGACGACGACGCCGACGGCCTCGATCGCGAGGCCCTGGCTCGTGAGATACAACGGGACGGCGATCCAGAACAGCGTGTCCACGAAGTTCTCGATGTGGCCGGCCTGCGCCGCCGCGAACAGCGTCTTGTCGCCGTAGGTCGCGCGCTTCAGAACGTCGACGAACGGAAGATTCGCGTCGTGGTGGTCGTCGTCGCACTCAAGTTGCGCGAACTGGACCGTCTCCTTGATCAGGAAGATCGAGATGAGGAACGCCAGCATCACAACGGCCGCGAGGAAGTAGAACGGCTCGGGCCGGAGACTGGTCTGGCCGGCGATAACGCCGGTGATCCACGCGCCCGCGGCGACGCCGGTGTAGCCAAAGGCCTCGTCGATACCGACGGCGAGCCCGCGCTGGTCAGGGCTCGCGAGGTCGATCTTGGCGTTGATTGCCATGCTCCAAGTCAGCGCCTGATTGATCCCCAGCAGGATGTTCCCGACAGTGATCCAGCTCCAGCTCGGCGCATAGATGAGGATCACCGGAATCGGCAACGCGGTGATCCAGCCGAGAACGAGTACCGGCTTGCGCCCGTACTCCTCGCCCCATTTACCCGCGTAGAGGTTGAGCAGCGCCTTGACGAAGCCGAAGGAGACGACGAACGAGCCGATGACGAAAAACGACTCGACGCCGAGCACCTCCTCGCCCAGCACGGGCACGACGGTACGCTCCGAGCCGATTGTCAGGCCCGTCGCGAACACCAACAGGACGTGCAGCGAGAACTGCCCGAGGTGCTCGCGGATTCCCTGTTTCACCTCAACTTTATCCTTCATTACTGATAGTGGATTCTGTAGTTATATTCAATTTCGATGACCCCTGTGCGATTGTGGAAACGGATCGAACTGATTTGCCCGCTCTAGTTAGCAGCGCAGTTGTTCGGGCCGAGTTCAAGCGCTTCAGTATCCCCGCTTGGCTGCTGCTTACCCCAGTTGATCTGCTTGATCTCGTTATAGTTCGCGGGCTCGTCGGCGAGACTTTCGACGATAGTTTCAACAAACGCCGTTTCGTCGTCGTCCTCGACGTAACTCAGGAGTTCGTTCGTTGTTTCTTTTTGAAGCTCTTCGAGCTCGGTAGCGAGCGGACGAATCTCTTCGTCAGTGAAGTGGCCCGGCAGAACGAGCGTCTCGTCGTCTAGGTCCGTCAGTCGGTCGAGACTCCCGAACAGCTGGCCAGCCGCTTCGCGGACCGCGTCTTCGGCGCTATCCTCGAGGTCCGGACGGCCGACGCTGCGCAGGAACAGCGTGTCTCCGGAGAGGAGCGCATCGCCGAACCGGAATGAAGCACTCCCGGGTGTGTGACCGGGCGTGTGGATCACGTGGAGGCCGCTGTTGCCGACAGGGATCGTCTCACCGTCTTCGAGTTCCGTGACTCCTTCGAGTTCGCCAGCGTCGTCCTCGTGCAGGTAGTACGGAACGTCGAGTTCACCGGCGAGCCGACGAGCGCCCGAAACGTGGTCAGCGTGTGCGTGTGTGTCTGCGACGCCGACAATCTCGAGATTGTGCTCGTCTGCCACGTCCAGATACTGATCGATGTACTGGCTCGGATCGATGACGATGGCCTCACCGTTGTCGGTGGCGAGATACGAAACGCATCCCGTACCGGGGCGGACAATCTGGATGACGCCGTCGACGCTCTCAACTTCATACTGGCGGTGAACACGTCCCCAGCCGTTCATTCCGCGATCGATCGACTTCGCGTCGAAGCCGTGCTCACGGAGGAATTCGGCAGCGCGTGCCGACGTGATACCACCGACGCAGACGACTGCGATTTCCTCGTCTTCCGGTAGTTCATCGAGCGTCGTCTCCAACGTGGAATAGTCGTGTTCTAGCAGCTCATCGTAGATGGGAACGTTGGTACTCCCTGGGATCTGCCACTCGTCGTAATCGTCCTCGTTGCGGACGTCGAGGACAAAGATGTCCTCGGCATCGTCTTCTTGAACGCGTCGAGCGACATCCGATGGGTCGATAGCAGTATTGCTCATTATATCCAATACTATGAAATAGCGCGTATTAAGTCCATTGGTCGTACTACCACTGAGAAATTCTGCTTTCTCTTTCAATAGGGGATTTATTCGGCATTTTCGCCACATCCCGTATCGAGAGTCAGAGAAGCATGGTGCCTCGTTCGGAGAACAGCAGCGTTAACTCTTACATAGTTTTGGCACTACTGCGAACTATGGGCTATCATACGTTCGAGGTTGAGCAAGCTGAGAAATTAGAAGACGCAGCGTCTCGGTATCGGTATCTTTCTGCCGAAGAACTCCTCTGGTACGTTTCACCGTCGGATGACGATGTCATCGCCGATCTCGGAAGTGGGACCGGCTTCTACACGGACGATCTAGCTCCGCACGTTGGACAAGTGCATGCGGTCGACGTGCAGGAAGCGATGCACGACTACTACCGTGAGAAAGGAGTGCCCGAGAACGTCGAGCTCATCACAGCGGAAATCAGTGATCTCCCGTTCGATACCGACTTCCTTGATACGGCAGTTTCGATGATGACGTATCACGAGTTCGCCAGTTCGAATGCATTACACGAACTCTCCCGAGTCGTGAGTTCGGGTGGTCGGCTCGCTATCGCTGACTGGACAGCTGACGGTCACGGGGAGGCTGGTCCGCCGTTGGACGAACGATTCACTGTCGAGGAGGCAGTCTCCTCACTTCGGAATCACGGTTTCAAAATTCATCAGGAGGTTACACGCCCTGAGACGTTCGTTCTCGTCGGAACTCGAGAGTAGAGAGGTTGATCAGCTTTCGACGGTCGGCGTCTGGCTGGACGTGTCGCCGTATTTGTCGCTGAATTCGCCGATGAGTTGGCCCATCTGTGCGTACCAGTCGTTGAGCATCCGCTGCATCTCCTGGGCAATCTCGTCGGCGTCTCGGGGAAGGTAGACGTGATAGTAGCCGCCCTGTTCGTAGTTGACCTGCTCCTTCTGGAGGAACCCGGCCTGCATCAACCGCTTGACTGCTCGGTAGGCGGTCGACCGCTCGCGGTCGATCTCGTCAGCGATCTCGTCAACGGTGAGCGGCTCGTTGGCTTCGTTCAACAGTCGGAACACGTCTTTGTCGATTTCTTTGAGGTTGTGGAAACACTCCAGCAGGCCCTCACACTGCATATCCTGCCGAAGCATTTCACTCATCGAGTCAGGCATCAGTTACCGATACTAGGTGCCTGTCACTCAAAAGTATTTGCATAGTCAGCACAATACTGTTCCTATCCATGACGACACCAGCCGGCACCGTGTTCCGAGTCGCTCCTGCCGAAGTACACAAACCGTCGCGAGCACAATCGCAGTGCTGACCGCGGCCGTCGCACCGAAGAAGAGTGCGATGCTTACCGTATCAGTAGTTAGTAGCACAATTTCTTCACCTAGAAATACAGCTGAAACTGAGATGGGGGATTGGCTAAGTACGTCTACGGAGTGATTGTTGACTCTGCCAAATAACACATTACTGATGGTCTCTGGAGTCTCTGTTACCGAGTTCCGCAACGATCGCCCGGCGTTTCAGAATACCGAATCCTGCAACGATGAGTACGAAACCCGCGATTGCCGACTGCGGGAGGGTATCGCCGAACAGTATATACCCCGCCACGATTGCAACGACCGGGAAGAGATAGTGGACCAGGTTGATTTCCACAGCAGACCGCCGGTTGAGCAGTGTGAAGTAGACGATATATGCGAGCGCGGTCGAGACTACTGTCAGGTAGCCGACCGCGAGCACTACTGTGGCGTTTATTGTTACGTCCGACAGCGACTCGCCGATAGCGGGGCTGAGCACGTGCATAAGTCCGGCACCGAGAAGCATCGACCATGCAGTCACCGCAGGGGTAGAGATTCCATTTTCCGCCCGTCGGATCAGGACACTCCCGAGCGCGGTCCCGATTGCCGACACGAATAACAATAGCTTCCCAAGAACGCCCTGGCTGAACAGCGGGGTGGCACCGGGAATCAGGACGAGGAGTACGCCCGCAAACCCGATGCTGAGTCCTGCGAAACTCTCCCCCGTCACCCGGTCTTCGGGGACGAGAACCCACGACCACGCAGCAGTGAAAAGCGGTATGAGGCTGGCCATCAATCCGGAAAGGGCGCTCGTAGTGAGTTCCTGACCGATGTACCAGATACCTTGTCCAACCGGGACAAACAGGATTCCCCCTCCCACGATAGCGAGGATGTCACCACGAGTAGACGGTTGCCAGCTCTCGGTCGTCATAAGCGCATACCCCAGCATAAACAACCCGACGAGGTCAAACCGAACGGCCGCGATCAACAACGGGGGCATAGAGGAAAGGGCTGCCTCCACGGCAGGAAACGCCGTTCCCCACAT
This genomic interval from Haloterrigena sp. KLK7 contains the following:
- a CDS encoding DMT family transporter, which translates into the protein MNSTQYRDFTLFISLALMWGTAFPAVEAALSSMPPLLIAAVRFDLVGLFMLGYALMTTESWQPSTRGDILAIVGGGILFVPVGQGIWYIGQELTTSALSGLMASLIPLFTAAWSWVLVPEDRVTGESFAGLSIGFAGVLLVLIPGATPLFSQGVLGKLLLFVSAIGTALGSVLIRRAENGISTPAVTAWSMLLGAGLMHVLSPAIGESLSDVTINATVVLAVGYLTVVSTALAYIVYFTLLNRRSAVEINLVHYLFPVVAIVAGYILFGDTLPQSAIAGFVLIVAGFGILKRRAIVAELGNRDSRDHQ
- a CDS encoding potassium channel family protein, producing the protein MQLTYLTFGVLILLITVSDLLWTTLWIEGGAGPLTSQLMGWTWRVLRRISPQNPRLLSLSGPIVFVLSLTIWIVLLWSGWTLIFAGAGSILVDTLNRGPISWYDRIYYTGYTIFTLGTGDFVSEKGPWQIVTILATGSGMLFVTLTATYIISVLDAVTQKRAFASNVSGIGTQSEEIVRTSWNGEEFQGLDLPLNTFVTQLTILTENHKAYPILHYFHSAQTDRSPVIEITVLDEALTLLRFGIPEQHQPDEIILQSARASVDNYLETLNGSFVKPADSPPSSPDLGALRKAGLPTVSDEDFEMSLQELDNRRRMLLGLVNSDSRQWPSETTD
- a CDS encoding MFS transporter, which encodes MKDKVEVKQGIREHLGQFSLHVLLVFATGLTIGSERTVVPVLGEEVLGVESFFVIGSFVVSFGFVKALLNLYAGKWGEEYGRKPVLVLGWITALPIPVILIYAPSWSWITVGNILLGINQALTWSMAINAKIDLASPDQRGLAVGIDEAFGYTGVAAGAWITGVIAGQTSLRPEPFYFLAAVVMLAFLISIFLIKETVQFAQLECDDDHHDANLPFVDVLKRATYGDKTLFAAAQAGHIENFVDTLFWIAVPLYLTSQGLAIEAVGVVVGVHSAMYFLQIGTGGLADRIGRRPPVVVGMFIAGAGVLGMVLVDSYLPWVVLAGISGLGMALLYPNLMTVPSDAAHPTWRSAGMGVYRMWRDSGYGVGAILIGLTMQFVNTEAAFYMTALLMFFSGAVVFLWMEETHPDFGTHEPPAPAQEAPG
- a CDS encoding class I SAM-dependent methyltransferase, whose product is MGYHTFEVEQAEKLEDAASRYRYLSAEELLWYVSPSDDDVIADLGSGTGFYTDDLAPHVGQVHAVDVQEAMHDYYREKGVPENVELITAEISDLPFDTDFLDTAVSMMTYHEFASSNALHELSRVVSSGGRLAIADWTADGHGEAGPPLDERFTVEEAVSSLRNHGFKIHQEVTRPETFVLVGTRE
- a CDS encoding four-helix bundle copper-binding protein, encoding MALTQIDHVGENDQMAECIDNCLEAAQACEWCADECAGEGEGMAKCLRLCRDVADLTTMHARFMARNSNYSTQLAEACAGACEECASECEQHDEEHCQVCADVLRECAESCREMASA
- a CDS encoding plastocyanin/azurin family copper-binding protein, which produces MVTNDSGTHFEPHVVQIEPGETVTWTLESGSHTTTAYASANDKPQRIPDDAEAWDSGTVDEQGATFEHTFETKGVYDYYCRPHENTGMIGCVVVGNPNFDTQPGMAEPQPELPDETHEKIRELNEMVRNGGKSEHGGHESGEDDHGGHEHGH
- a CDS encoding helix-turn-helix domain-containing protein — its product is MPDSMSEMLRQDMQCEGLLECFHNLKEIDKDVFRLLNEANEPLTVDEIADEIDRERSTAYRAVKRLMQAGFLQKEQVNYEQGGYYHVYLPRDADEIAQEMQRMLNDWYAQMGQLIGEFSDKYGDTSSQTPTVES
- a CDS encoding MBL fold metallo-hydrolase, translating into MSNTAIDPSDVARRVQEDDAEDIFVLDVRNEDDYDEWQIPGSTNVPIYDELLEHDYSTLETTLDELPEDEEIAVVCVGGITSARAAEFLREHGFDAKSIDRGMNGWGRVHRQYEVESVDGVIQIVRPGTGCVSYLATDNGEAIVIDPSQYIDQYLDVADEHNLEIVGVADTHAHADHVSGARRLAGELDVPYYLHEDDAGELEGVTELEDGETIPVGNSGLHVIHTPGHTPGSASFRFGDALLSGDTLFLRSVGRPDLEDSAEDAVREAAGQLFGSLDRLTDLDDETLVLPGHFTDEEIRPLATELEELQKETTNELLSYVEDDDETAFVETIVESLADEPANYNEIKQINWGKQQPSGDTEALELGPNNCAAN